The Klebsiella sp. RHBSTW-00484 genome includes a window with the following:
- a CDS encoding antirestriction protein, with protein MTDIINLNDILPLPPQPASSSPALTATLVQDEQRISFWPQHFGSIPQWIILEPTVFAWMDRFCTDYHGGIWQFYTLSNGGAFMAPEAESDKLWSLFNTLNGNGGELSAGAAGIAVCLMTYSHHAMRTECDAMTEHYYRLRDYALSHAECSAIMHIID; from the coding sequence ATGACCGATATTATTAACCTTAACGATATCCTCCCGTTACCGCCACAACCTGCCAGTTCTTCGCCAGCGCTGACCGCCACACTCGTACAGGACGAGCAGCGCATCAGCTTCTGGCCGCAGCACTTCGGCAGCATCCCGCAGTGGATAATCCTCGAACCGACAGTCTTCGCGTGGATGGACCGCTTCTGCACAGACTACCACGGCGGTATCTGGCAGTTTTACACGCTCAGCAACGGCGGCGCGTTTATGGCCCCGGAAGCGGAGAGCGATAAACTCTGGTCGCTGTTCAACACCCTGAACGGTAACGGCGGTGAGCTCAGCGCCGGGGCTGCCGGGATCGCGGTCTGCCTGATGACTTACAGCCACCACGCCATGCGCACCGAATGCGACGCCATGACGGAGCACTATTACCGCCTGCGGGACTACGCGCTCAGCCATGCGGAA